One genomic segment of Rhodothermales bacterium includes these proteins:
- a CDS encoding asparagine--tRNA ligase, producing the protein MSDYVSIDDLHAHVGSTVTLKGWVHNKRDSKSLIFLILRDGSGLAQCVVSNESVSADMWQVAAEATQESALELTGSVHEDERQVGGYELQVTGVQLIGRSDDYPISPKAHGVEFLMNHRHLWLRSRRQWAIMRVRNRIIMSIHGFFQDRGFVQMDAPILTGNAVEGTSTLFEIDYFGDKAYLTQSGQLHGEAMALAMGKIYTFGPTFRAEKSKTRRHLTEFWMIEPEMAFYDLDLNMDLAEALLVHIVAEVLESCTAELEIIGRDVDLLRRCTPPFPRITYTEAVDILKSAKSADMIDARISSHKSELADLKAELESNQKAYGQAKKAVKRRLDAREIEINARVEELEEALRNLPSWKESAMGFEWGGDFGGSDETVITWHFDRPIIVHRYPAAVKAFYMKRDPEDDKLALGMDVLAPEGFGEIIGGGERATDLAFLRRQVEAHGLPEEAFDWYFDLRKYGSVPHAGFGLGLERTVSWLCGVTHVRETIPFPRLLGRLHP; encoded by the coding sequence ATGTCCGACTACGTTAGCATCGACGATCTCCATGCCCACGTTGGATCGACGGTGACGCTCAAAGGCTGGGTGCACAACAAGCGGGATTCGAAGAGCCTGATCTTCCTGATACTGCGTGACGGTAGCGGGCTTGCGCAGTGCGTTGTATCCAATGAGTCGGTGAGCGCAGACATGTGGCAGGTTGCTGCCGAAGCGACCCAGGAATCGGCGCTTGAGTTGACAGGTTCCGTGCATGAGGACGAAAGACAGGTCGGCGGCTATGAACTCCAGGTCACCGGCGTGCAGTTGATCGGCCGGTCGGACGACTACCCGATAAGTCCCAAGGCGCACGGCGTGGAGTTTCTGATGAACCACCGCCACCTCTGGCTTCGAAGCCGCAGGCAGTGGGCCATCATGCGCGTTCGAAACAGGATAATTATGTCCATCCACGGATTCTTTCAGGATCGTGGTTTCGTGCAGATGGACGCTCCGATCCTCACCGGAAACGCCGTTGAAGGGACGTCGACGCTGTTCGAGATTGACTATTTCGGCGACAAGGCCTACCTGACGCAAAGCGGACAGCTTCACGGAGAAGCGATGGCGTTGGCCATGGGCAAGATCTACACGTTTGGGCCGACGTTTCGAGCGGAAAAATCGAAGACACGTCGGCATCTGACGGAATTCTGGATGATCGAGCCTGAGATGGCATTTTACGATCTCGATCTGAACATGGACCTCGCCGAAGCACTGCTGGTGCACATCGTCGCAGAAGTACTGGAGAGTTGCACGGCCGAACTGGAGATTATCGGGCGAGATGTTGATTTGCTCCGCCGGTGCACACCACCGTTTCCGCGAATCACCTACACCGAGGCCGTGGACATTCTCAAGAGTGCGAAATCGGCCGACATGATAGACGCCCGTATTTCCTCCCACAAGTCGGAGTTGGCCGACCTGAAGGCTGAACTCGAGAGCAATCAGAAGGCATACGGTCAGGCCAAGAAGGCGGTCAAGCGGCGACTGGATGCTCGCGAAATCGAGATAAACGCGCGCGTCGAGGAACTGGAGGAAGCGCTTCGCAATCTTCCGTCATGGAAGGAATCCGCGATGGGATTTGAGTGGGGCGGGGACTTCGGGGGAAGCGATGAAACCGTCATCACCTGGCATTTCGACCGGCCGATAATCGTCCATCGATATCCGGCAGCGGTGAAGGCGTTCTATATGAAACGCGATCCCGAGGACGACAAACTGGCCCTCGGAATGGACGTGCTTGCACCCGAGGGTTTCGGAGAAATAATTGGAGGAGGAGAGCGGGCGACTGACCTCGCATTCCTTCGCAGACAGGTGGAAGCTCACGGCCTTCCCGAGGAGGCCTTCGACTGGTATTTCGATCTCCGCAAGTACGGTTCCGTACCGCACGCGGGGTTCGGGCTCGGATTGGAACGAACTGTATCGTGGCTGTGCGGCGTGACCCACGTGCGCGAGACCATTCCTTTTCCAAGATTGCTCGGCAGGCTGCACCCGTAG
- a CDS encoding 2-oxo acid dehydrogenase subunit E2, translating to MAIPVEMPKMSDTMEEGVLVAWLVDEGAAVAAGDIIAQVETDKATMDLEVYDDGVLLKKVIGEGDAVPIGALIAVLGDKGEDVSDLLERYSAGAASRDTSAAENVGVASGNGQDSLPALAPVAGDGSRVKASPLAKKLAQEHGLDLTRMRGSGPEGRIVKRDIELAMGGVQVPAQTQAPAPLVREPEREKSAAPAATRVPTPAPYQPTAFSDADQPGETVRISQMRKAIARRLAQSKFTAPHFYLTIDVDMDRAVAARARVNAIAEKEGSERISFNDIITKACAVALRSHPAVNASYLEDQGEIRYHKSIHVAVAVAIDEGLITPVIRHADRKGLSEIGAETRMLAQKARDRRLQPEEFEGSTFTTSNLGMFGIEEFTAIINPPEACILAIGAIRDEAIVRDGQVVAGKRMKLTMSCDHRVVDGATGSRFLETLRKYLEEPLNLLL from the coding sequence ATGGCCATTCCTGTTGAGATGCCCAAGATGAGCGACACCATGGAGGAGGGTGTGCTCGTAGCATGGCTCGTTGACGAAGGAGCCGCCGTAGCGGCCGGAGATATCATAGCCCAGGTCGAAACCGACAAGGCGACGATGGACCTGGAGGTCTATGACGACGGCGTGCTGTTGAAGAAAGTAATCGGCGAGGGTGACGCGGTGCCGATCGGCGCGTTGATCGCAGTTCTCGGAGACAAAGGAGAGGACGTATCGGATCTTCTCGAACGTTATTCCGCAGGTGCGGCGTCGCGAGACACCTCGGCTGCCGAGAATGTTGGAGTCGCCTCGGGCAATGGCCAGGACTCCCTGCCGGCCCTCGCTCCGGTAGCCGGAGACGGCTCAAGAGTAAAGGCGTCGCCGCTGGCAAAGAAGCTGGCTCAGGAGCACGGACTTGATTTGACGCGCATGAGGGGTAGCGGTCCCGAGGGTCGTATTGTGAAGCGCGACATCGAACTGGCGATGGGGGGAGTGCAGGTACCGGCACAGACACAGGCGCCTGCGCCGCTGGTGCGTGAGCCCGAGCGCGAGAAGAGCGCTGCGCCTGCTGCCACTCGCGTCCCAACACCGGCTCCGTACCAGCCGACCGCCTTCAGCGATGCGGATCAGCCGGGCGAGACCGTTCGAATTTCGCAAATGAGGAAGGCCATCGCACGGCGATTGGCACAGAGCAAGTTCACCGCCCCTCATTTCTATCTCACAATAGATGTTGACATGGACCGCGCGGTCGCAGCACGGGCACGGGTCAATGCCATCGCGGAGAAAGAGGGGTCGGAGCGGATTTCGTTCAATGACATTATTACGAAGGCATGCGCAGTCGCATTGCGTAGCCATCCGGCGGTCAACGCGTCTTATCTGGAGGATCAGGGAGAGATCCGCTACCACAAATCAATTCACGTAGCGGTGGCGGTCGCCATTGACGAAGGTCTGATAACACCGGTCATCCGACATGCGGACCGGAAGGGTCTCAGTGAGATCGGAGCTGAGACACGCATGCTGGCCCAGAAGGCCCGCGATCGACGGCTTCAGCCCGAAGAGTTCGAGGGGTCGACCTTCACCACGAGCAACCTCGGAATGTTCGGTATCGAGGAGTTCACGGCCATCATTAATCCACCCGAAGCGTGCATACTGGCTATCGGTGCGATTCGGGATGAGGCGATCGTTCGAGACGGGCAGGTAGTGGCGGGCAAGCGCATGAAGCTCACCATGTCTTGCGATCACCGCGTCGTGGATGGCGCGACCGGTTCTCGCTTTCTCGAAACTCTTCGGAAGTACCTCGAAGAGCCGCTGAATCTGCTGCTTTAG
- a CDS encoding transcriptional regulator has product MSLRIAHISDIHFGKIAQPAIVDALVHEINGADVDLVSVSGDLTQRARPQQFADAAAMLSRLEADVLVVPGNHDVFAWWFPIRRLLDPLQRYHQYISDDPTPSYVANGVAVLGINSATGLTIKGGRIDGSQRDRMREFFTGRRDSSFNILVVHHHLSRIEALGWHDIARHSQHTLDVAADSGVDLILCGHLHISHIEPVEIIPGDHRLVVASAGTATSSRGRKEHRRSNFYNLVTVETDHFLIEERRFDGRSGRFIKDCETRFERDPSNEPPDS; this is encoded by the coding sequence GTGTCACTCCGGATAGCTCACATATCGGATATCCACTTCGGCAAGATTGCCCAGCCAGCGATCGTAGATGCACTTGTGCACGAGATTAACGGTGCCGACGTAGATCTGGTATCCGTATCGGGCGATCTGACGCAGAGGGCGAGGCCGCAGCAATTCGCAGACGCAGCAGCCATGCTCTCGCGGCTCGAAGCGGACGTGCTCGTCGTTCCAGGCAACCACGATGTGTTCGCCTGGTGGTTTCCCATTCGCCGATTGCTCGATCCTCTCCAGCGTTACCACCAGTACATCTCCGACGATCCAACGCCGTCGTATGTCGCCAACGGTGTAGCCGTCCTGGGTATCAACTCAGCAACGGGACTTACCATAAAGGGCGGCCGTATCGATGGTAGTCAGCGCGATCGCATGCGAGAGTTCTTCACGGGTCGACGCGACAGCAGTTTCAATATTCTGGTGGTCCATCATCATCTCAGCAGGATTGAAGCTCTGGGTTGGCACGACATTGCACGACATTCTCAGCATACGCTGGACGTCGCGGCTGATTCCGGGGTCGACTTGATTCTGTGCGGCCATCTCCACATCTCCCACATCGAGCCGGTCGAAATAATTCCCGGCGACCACCGACTCGTTGTTGCAAGCGCGGGAACGGCAACGAGTTCGAGAGGAAGGAAGGAGCATCGGCGATCCAATTTCTACAACCTGGTTACCGTGGAGACGGACCACTTCCTGATCGAGGAGAGGCGGTTCGACGGCCGCTCGGGCCGCTTCATCAAGGATTGCGAGACTCGATTTGAACGTGATCCGTCAAATGAACCTCCTGATTCGTGA
- a CDS encoding GWxTD domain-containing protein, with protein sequence MSYINIMAVFSARFLSHCAHAALLVVAISSVAKAQDLPVQVDLDVASFAYDDASSLLEVYLAFEAPSLDFVRTDQGYLAVLPIDLVVFRSTQEGLEGTPVDPVWSDSMNLSFVVQDTVGLAQGQHFLHQLRTAIPPGEYEMDVVIRGDAAFDRAEVRVRRDVVVPSYSYNNLASISDITLASQIERSDDKSSPFYKNGLSIRHNANQLFGEGLGRLFYYAETYNIDALPGVDSDYTLFCYIAEANLSNPLDGLSRRITRPARSPDVIVGSFDVSQVPSGSYFLRMVALNRDNVAVVEQARKFFVFNPNVVREQPVGVEGAFESSPFASIPEADVEREVELIQSIASERERRRVKGIRDLDERRRFLMEFWANRDPNPSMQGNAFREEFFQRVQYADDRYTNSFEEGWKTDRGRVLLQHGLPSGIDPHLYERDTVPYEVWDYNNIPGEGQAMFVFADRSGFGRFEIIHSTVSGGTTLPNWQDELRRR encoded by the coding sequence ATGAGTTACATCAATATTATGGCCGTGTTCTCCGCTCGATTCCTGTCACATTGTGCCCATGCCGCGCTGCTGGTCGTGGCAATTTCGTCCGTGGCGAAAGCTCAGGACTTGCCTGTCCAGGTGGACCTGGATGTCGCCTCTTTTGCGTACGACGACGCAAGCTCCCTTCTTGAGGTCTATCTCGCATTCGAGGCTCCGTCACTCGACTTCGTCAGGACCGACCAGGGGTATCTGGCTGTTCTGCCTATCGACCTTGTCGTCTTCAGAAGCACCCAGGAAGGACTGGAGGGTACACCCGTGGACCCGGTGTGGTCAGATTCCATGAACCTCTCATTCGTAGTTCAGGATACGGTCGGCCTTGCTCAGGGCCAACATTTCCTGCATCAGTTGAGGACGGCGATCCCGCCGGGCGAATATGAGATGGACGTCGTCATTCGTGGCGACGCGGCATTCGATCGGGCGGAGGTTCGGGTACGTCGCGACGTGGTCGTTCCCTCATACTCGTACAACAATCTCGCTTCGATCTCTGATATCACGCTGGCGTCGCAGATCGAGCGCTCGGACGATAAGTCCAGTCCCTTCTACAAGAATGGTCTGTCGATCCGACACAACGCGAATCAGCTGTTCGGCGAAGGATTGGGACGGCTGTTCTACTATGCCGAGACGTATAACATTGACGCGCTGCCGGGTGTCGACAGCGACTACACGCTGTTTTGTTATATCGCCGAGGCCAATCTCTCGAATCCTCTGGACGGACTCAGTCGACGCATCACCCGACCTGCCCGGTCGCCGGACGTGATCGTGGGTTCATTCGACGTCAGCCAGGTGCCAAGCGGCTCGTACTTTTTGCGAATGGTGGCGCTTAACCGTGACAATGTGGCGGTCGTGGAGCAGGCTCGGAAGTTCTTTGTGTTCAATCCGAATGTCGTTCGAGAACAACCGGTTGGCGTAGAGGGGGCTTTCGAGTCAAGTCCGTTCGCGTCCATCCCGGAGGCTGATGTGGAGCGCGAGGTAGAACTCATTCAGTCTATTGCAAGTGAGCGAGAACGCCGCCGCGTCAAGGGAATCCGCGACCTTGACGAAAGGCGCCGATTTCTAATGGAGTTCTGGGCGAATCGAGACCCCAATCCAAGTATGCAGGGGAATGCGTTCCGAGAGGAGTTCTTCCAGCGCGTCCAGTATGCGGATGACCGGTACACGAACAGTTTCGAAGAGGGCTGGAAGACAGACAGGGGACGCGTGCTGCTTCAGCACGGTCTGCCGAGTGGCATCGACCCGCATCTCTATGAGCGCGATACGGTTCCGTACGAGGTGTGGGACTACAACAACATCCCGGGCGAAGGTCAGGCCATGTTTGTCTTCGCCGATCGGTCGGGGTTTGGTCGGTTTGAGATCATACACTCGACCGTATCGGGAGGAACGACGCTTCCCAACTGGCAGGACGAACTACGCAGAAGGTAG
- a CDS encoding alpha/beta hydrolase — MEDSSNSFVNRDGIRLRERCWVPVARPRAVVALLHGLAEHTGRYEQHAKHFTDLNIAVESYDQLGHGMSGGRRAYISAYETLVRDARDFIDRVVDRYPGTPVFLLGHSLGGAVAALASVDCPHEIRGLIMSSPAIALMEPPWLQKTALMLSHLIPRLPVKPLDQTLLATDGRVALAFKDDALTFCKALSIGTAAEIIRIGQAALHSAPRISHPLLLVHGREDRITSPQASGEFFRSAASQDKSVSLFKDMYHETFNEPGGQRVLALMSDFVLEHV; from the coding sequence GTGGAAGACTCATCGAACAGCTTTGTTAACCGGGACGGCATTCGCCTGCGCGAGCGATGCTGGGTGCCTGTCGCACGTCCCCGTGCAGTGGTAGCGCTACTGCACGGACTTGCCGAGCACACCGGTCGGTATGAGCAGCATGCAAAGCACTTTACTGATCTGAACATCGCGGTGGAGTCGTACGACCAACTCGGGCACGGCATGTCGGGAGGGCGGCGCGCCTACATCTCGGCTTACGAGACGCTCGTCCGCGACGCCAGGGATTTCATTGATCGCGTGGTCGACAGATATCCGGGCACGCCGGTGTTTCTTCTCGGCCATAGTCTCGGTGGAGCCGTTGCGGCTCTGGCATCCGTCGATTGCCCGCACGAAATACGCGGCTTGATCATGAGCAGCCCGGCCATCGCCCTGATGGAACCGCCATGGCTTCAGAAGACAGCCCTGATGCTGTCGCATCTCATACCGCGATTGCCGGTCAAGCCGCTGGACCAAACACTTCTAGCAACAGATGGCCGTGTCGCGCTGGCATTTAAGGACGATGCGTTGACTTTCTGCAAGGCGCTTTCTATCGGCACCGCTGCGGAAATCATCCGAATCGGACAGGCCGCACTCCACTCCGCTCCGCGTATCTCGCATCCTCTGCTTCTTGTGCACGGCAGAGAGGACCGAATCACTTCTCCTCAGGCGAGTGGTGAGTTCTTCAGGTCGGCAGCATCTCAGGATAAATCCGTGTCGTTATTCAAGGATATGTATCACGAGACGTTCAACGAACCTGGCGGACAACGCGTACTTGCTCTGATGTCAGACTTCGTTCTCGAACACGTCTAG
- a CDS encoding pyruvate dehydrogenase complex E1 component subunit beta: MAEMQFREALRAAMVEEMERDDTIFLMGEEVAEYDGAYKVSEGMLAQFGAKRVIDTPISENGFAGLGIGAALNGLRPIVEFMTWNFSFVAIDQLINNAAKIRYMSGGQFKVPIVFRGPNGAAGQLAATHNTSTESIYATFPGLKVVAPSNPDDAKGLLKSAIRDDDPVIFLESEVMFGWKGDVSEEKNYLIPIGKARIARQGDAVTIVGHSKSYWVAMKTAEMLAEDGIEAEVIDPRTIRPLDIDTILESIRKTNRCVIIDESNPFASISSEMTYQIQERAFDYLDAPIMRITAKDTPAPYAKNLMEYYMPSAQDAYDACRKVMYVD, encoded by the coding sequence ATGGCTGAAATGCAATTCAGAGAGGCGCTCCGCGCCGCGATGGTGGAGGAGATGGAGCGTGACGACACCATCTTCCTGATGGGAGAAGAAGTGGCGGAATACGATGGTGCGTACAAGGTTAGCGAAGGCATGCTGGCTCAGTTCGGTGCCAAGCGTGTCATCGACACCCCCATCAGCGAGAACGGATTCGCCGGTCTGGGTATCGGAGCCGCTCTTAATGGTCTGCGACCGATCGTCGAGTTCATGACGTGGAACTTCTCGTTCGTCGCCATTGACCAGTTGATCAACAATGCGGCAAAGATTCGGTACATGTCCGGCGGTCAATTCAAGGTCCCGATTGTATTCCGTGGGCCCAACGGTGCGGCCGGCCAGCTGGCCGCTACGCACAACACATCTACCGAATCCATCTACGCAACGTTTCCAGGTTTGAAGGTCGTGGCACCATCAAACCCGGACGATGCGAAAGGCCTTCTCAAGTCAGCAATCCGGGACGATGATCCGGTGATCTTCCTTGAATCCGAAGTCATGTTCGGATGGAAGGGAGATGTCTCCGAGGAAAAGAACTACCTGATTCCGATCGGCAAGGCTCGAATTGCGAGACAGGGAGACGCGGTGACGATCGTCGGCCACAGTAAGAGCTACTGGGTAGCGATGAAGACCGCAGAGATGCTTGCCGAGGATGGTATCGAGGCGGAAGTGATTGACCCTCGAACCATTCGACCGCTCGATATCGACACGATCCTTGAGTCGATTAGAAAGACAAATCGATGCGTCATCATCGACGAGAGCAATCCGTTTGCGAGTATCTCATCGGAGATGACGTATCAGATTCAAGAGCGTGCGTTCGACTATCTGGACGCGCCCATCATGCGGATCACTGCGAAGGATACTCCCGCGCCTTATGCGAAGAATCTCATGGAGTACTATATGCCGAGTGCGCAGGATGCGTATGACGCATGCCGCAAAGTGATGTACGTTGACTAG
- the pdhA gene encoding pyruvate dehydrogenase (acetyl-transferring) E1 component subunit alpha has translation MTRKTARASTPPANGEQDPANVIRTEVEYKSFQSDEVSHTDLGLADDQLLDMYRNMLLQRRFEERAAQMYGKQKISGFLHLYIGQEAVSTGVANAMKIGEDSVITAYRDHGIALAMGMTSNECMAELFGKVDGCSKGKGGSMHFFSAEKRLFGGHGIVGGHIPVGVGIAFAHKYKEDGGVCICFFGDGAINQGSFHEAANLASLYKLPVVLVVENNEYAMGTAVHRASAETDLFKQATGYNMPGALADGMDVFDCYRAFSDHIAMARDNQPSLLEVRTYRYRGHSMSDPGKYRTKEEMENKKNADPIIRLKAYLVGHNLATNESLDVIDEDVKREVKASVEFAEKSPQPPLESIYEDVYAQKDYPFLK, from the coding sequence ATGACGAGGAAGACAGCAAGAGCCAGCACTCCTCCTGCCAATGGCGAGCAGGACCCGGCGAATGTTATCCGCACGGAGGTCGAATACAAGTCGTTTCAATCTGACGAAGTCAGCCACACGGACCTCGGCCTCGCAGATGACCAGCTGCTGGACATGTACCGGAATATGTTGCTTCAGCGCCGTTTTGAGGAGCGTGCGGCTCAGATGTACGGGAAGCAGAAGATCTCCGGCTTCCTGCACCTCTACATCGGTCAAGAGGCGGTGTCTACGGGCGTGGCTAATGCGATGAAGATCGGCGAGGACTCGGTGATCACGGCGTATCGCGATCACGGTATCGCTCTCGCAATGGGCATGACCTCCAACGAGTGTATGGCCGAGCTTTTCGGGAAAGTCGACGGCTGCTCAAAGGGCAAGGGCGGGTCGATGCACTTCTTCAGTGCAGAAAAGAGATTGTTCGGCGGGCACGGTATCGTCGGAGGTCATATTCCGGTGGGAGTCGGCATTGCGTTCGCACACAAGTACAAGGAGGACGGAGGCGTTTGCATCTGCTTCTTTGGTGATGGTGCGATCAACCAGGGTTCATTCCACGAGGCCGCCAATCTCGCGTCGCTCTACAAGTTGCCGGTTGTTCTGGTGGTCGAGAATAACGAGTACGCAATGGGCACAGCCGTACATCGCGCGTCGGCCGAGACGGACCTGTTCAAGCAGGCTACCGGTTACAACATGCCCGGCGCTCTAGCCGATGGAATGGATGTCTTCGACTGCTATCGTGCGTTCTCGGATCACATCGCGATGGCGCGCGACAATCAGCCGTCGCTGCTCGAGGTCAGGACGTACCGCTACCGCGGTCACTCCATGAGCGATCCCGGCAAGTACCGGACGAAAGAGGAGATGGAAAACAAGAAGAACGCAGATCCGATCATTCGTCTGAAGGCGTATCTCGTCGGCCATAACCTGGCAACGAACGAGTCACTAGACGTCATCGACGAAGACGTCAAGCGCGAAGTGAAGGCGTCTGTCGAGTTCGCCGAGAAGAGCCCGCAGCCTCCGCTGGAGTCGATCTACGAAGATGTCTATGCCCAGAAGGACTACCCGTTTCTGAAGTAG